tgaTATTGTAATGCCCTTTGGTTATCATTCATAGACAGAGGAAATAATGTTACAAGTTTCTTAATCACTTTCCTTAAGCATGTTTTAAACGAAGTCACGTgtatttctaaaatataaaaaaatgataacgATATTTAAGCacttatgtattaatattatttatttaaaaacgCTTGCTTCGACATTTGGTTTTtacgtatttatttattattacatttaaattaGAAATTCTTTGTTATATGTTTTGACCGACTACCAATGATCATTTAAGTTCTAATCAtgcattttataataaagcgaaatatataacaatagcAAAAATTAGGATAATTCTGAGGAgctcttttatattttacataatgaATACAAATGGGATTAAAATGTTAAAGTGTCAATGTATGTGAGATATCAAAAACATGTtaaaactgaaaaaaaaagaaaaaaaaataataaatataaatatatatttatatagttaCATAAACCCAAATTAGAATGATAAAGAGAATCATTCAGACAATTCAAAAACCTTATATAATTACACATAATACAAAGTAAACATAATTTtgttatgtaaaatattttacacattactttagtaatttttgctacattatatcaaatattgtaagataaataaaattttagtaaTTAGTTTATTGTATTCTAAATGTATCATGATGATAGAACCTTTGAAATATTACCATTAATGTGATTTTTTCGTTGTACAgtttaatatgttttttaaaatgccTATTTAGTTTCTTCGTAATGGAATTATTaggttatatatttaagtattaagtactattattacataagccttaaaaaagaacataaatGTACACGTTATAGTATCTTcaaataatttgtaaaaCTAAACACTATTAGCCACAATATTTAAAggaatgtatttatatacccataacataaatgaatatgtgaaaatagaaaaatgcAGAAACATgtatgacaaaaaaaaaaaaaaattcattaaaaatagcTATTTctactaataaaaataggttTTACAAGTTCGCTTTTATTGAGTAACAAATGTAATGAAgcagaatatattatatcaagaaaaatgaagaaaaagaatattgacacattatatataaagtataataatataggaAAACTAGATATGTACAAACCTGCTTTTATAGgtgtaaaaaatgaaatgaggTAGTTTTCTAAGGTTTAAATTAgtataaacaaatttataaacTTTAGAATGGAAATAATGCATAAAACCAACTGAATGGATACATTGTAAATGAGTCATCATCCTTGTTATGCACATactgatatattattatttaaggaTTATCATTAAATAGCAAAAAATGAGGAggtgtattattttaaaatataggttaaattatgtaaatttgGATGTCTGGCAAATTAAATTTAGAAAAGTTTACATCAGTACAAAACGGAAGGTACTCAATAGTTGtaagaattaaaattttttttaaaaaaaatttaatataaaacgAATTAAcaacttatataaaaatacaattttttttatttgtatgggtatacaaaataattaatgcGTCGTTACATAAAATGTGATCTTTTTTCAGTAGTGtaattatgaaattaaaaattatcgtCGTACAAATAAAGAGTACATCTCGTTAACgttattaatatgtttttaacgcatattatgtaattaaaaatgtttatagaattaaaacatattagAAAATACAACTACGGCATTTATTATAtcgtaaataaaaattattagaataTTAATAGGAATGAATGTATTTTTGATagaatgaaattaaaaaacataaatgttaggcacataaatatgtaagcaaaagaaaagattgaagtaaatgtatatttcctgcaatatcaaaaaaaaaagaaaagaaaagaaaaaaaaaagaaaaaaatttataattatttttcagtatatttttaagagttcagaaaacatatatacaataaaaaattgtttcgataattttattaaggCATTAATTTACATGCATAGATAATAAAGAGTTGCAAAGTAACACATTTAAGAGTAACAACAATAATGCATATACGCTTAAGTAATAActttttactaaaataaCGTGTTATGccaaatatttttagtaaGTTCTTGTGTTCTCTTTCattaatgtataatttatgattttaatacaagatatacaatatttacacgtatataatacacatattatttctttattatataatgtaaaataataaagtgtACACTAACTAAAAAAACCAACAAAAATTacgtacataaaatattttataaccttatattgtatgtatatgctgTATGAGTGTCGaatgatttatatatataaaaataattataaagagtacaattttgttttactcattataataatagtacgaagcatataataaaatatgtagatTAAGAATATATGTGTTAAATGTTtctagtaaaaataattttgtaccCATactgtataaataatatatttgcaaaATGTAGTGTAGTAATGTAacaatatacttatattttgtagttaatgaattttttaataattttacttttgcGCTCATTGTAAATTCAAAAAGAACTATTagaatttaaattattatgattagtatatataaaccTTATTTAATTAGACCTTTacttttattcatatatactaATGAGACGAACATtgtacttatataaataaacccACACAGTACTGTACTTTTATAACATAttcacttttattttttttcattatactttttaaatgtattatttaactTACTTATCCacttttctttaattttttcccgATATTCTGTccataattttcttttcatatatatgtaccttTGAAATTCCCACCTTGCGCATAAATCTTCACCTGCGAAagtctttatatttttaaaatcagAATGTCCTTTTTTCAAGAAAGCTTCTgtcattttaatatttatatttttccatgttttcttttcataATTGATTGGTATTTTGTAATCGCTTGCTAATGATTTACAGTACTTTAGTGTGTCTCCTTGCATacgaatatatttttttttttcatgattATACACAAAATTCCAAACAAGATACATAGTTTTGGGATCCACGGGTCcctttaaattatttattttttcatttaattcttCATCTGTTACATCTTcacatttttttgaattactACATTTAAATaggttttcattttttttaaatgtttcatGATTCCCTATGTTTTTTTTCGAGAGATAatcttttataaatgtattttccATTTCATCGATCTTTTTAGCTAATTTTTTAGAAGCAGTATCTTTTTCTTCATGGTGCGATGAGAAAATTTCCTTCTTCTCTAGACTTGTTGCGTTATGATTTTTGATTCCCCTTATTAGCAAGGGATTGTATTTATACAATATCCTTGAATGTCTATTTTTTAGCTGCAGTTGCAAGTATAGGTTCCCTTTAGATATATGGATATACTACAAAAAGCGTaacgttaaaaaaaaaatgaaccgTTTAAAAAATACCGTCTACATGTTAATTTAAATAGGTTAAAATAGTGGTgggaaaaaacaatatacatatttatatatatatatatatatatatatatatatagtgataaatttaaaaaatgtcaTACTTgtaataaaagataaaacaaAGACAGAAGTAATGCACTAAAAAAAGAggtagaaaaaatatatgctgtaacgtttttgtttttaaattttgtttccttattatttaacgtttttttaacataatttttccttttttctatattccAAAATGGAGGTGTTATGGTTAAAACCG
The window above is part of the Plasmodium malariae genome assembly, chromosome: 10 genome. Proteins encoded here:
- the PmUG01_10049500 gene encoding Plasmodium exported protein (PHIST), unknown function, producing the protein MENYTKKTNSVLTITPPFWNIEKRKNYVKKTLNNKETKFKNKNVTAYIFSTSFFSALLLSLFYLLLQYIHISKGNLYLQLQLKNRHSRILYKYNPLLIRGIKNHNATSLEKKEIFSSHHEEKDTASKKLAKKIDEMENTFIKDYLSKKNIGNHETFKKNENLFKCSNSKKCEDVTDEELNEKINNLKGPVDPKTMYLVWNFVYNHEKKKYIRMQGDTLKYCKSLASDYKIPINYEKKTWKNINIKMTEAFLKKGHSDFKNIKTFAGEDLCARWEFQRYIYMKRKLWTEYREKIKEKWISKLNNTFKKYNEKK